From a region of the Candidatus Pelagibacter sp. FZCC0015 genome:
- the rsmI gene encoding 16S rRNA (cytidine(1402)-2'-O)-methyltransferase, whose amino-acid sequence MIIKPQFKLKEYENGLYLVSTPLGNLKDITLRAIEVLQQSHYILCEDTRVSKNLLDKYQVKSKLISNHKFNEKKNVIKIIEFLKSGKIISLISDAGTPSISDPGSILVNECINNEIKIFPIPGPSAVAAAVSISGFSDKFLFCGFLPDKKQQLSNELKKFSEFENSLVFFISPKKINKIIPEIKKNFEGRKIVFCREITKIYEEFIRKNVNELELFEKEPKGELTVVISEKKINKNLSEKLTESDINIIKKMINKLSTKEITEILSQSTNVPKKEIYNYCLELKNEK is encoded by the coding sequence ATGATTATAAAACCACAATTTAAATTAAAAGAATACGAAAATGGCCTTTATCTGGTATCAACTCCTTTAGGAAATCTAAAAGATATAACATTAAGAGCAATTGAAGTTTTACAGCAATCTCATTATATTTTATGTGAAGATACTCGTGTTTCAAAAAATCTTTTAGATAAATATCAAGTAAAATCAAAATTAATTTCAAATCATAAATTTAATGAGAAAAAAAATGTAATTAAAATTATCGAATTCCTAAAATCTGGAAAAATAATTTCTTTGATATCAGATGCTGGTACGCCTAGTATTTCTGATCCTGGTTCAATTTTAGTTAATGAGTGTATTAATAACGAGATTAAAATATTTCCCATTCCCGGACCTTCGGCTGTTGCCGCAGCTGTTTCAATTAGTGGTTTTTCAGATAAATTCTTGTTTTGTGGATTTTTACCAGACAAAAAACAGCAATTATCTAATGAATTAAAAAAATTCTCAGAATTTGAAAATTCCTTAGTTTTTTTTATTTCTCCAAAAAAAATTAATAAAATCATACCTGAAATAAAAAAGAATTTTGAAGGAAGAAAGATAGTTTTTTGTAGGGAAATAACAAAAATATACGAAGAATTTATTAGAAAAAATGTAAATGAATTGGAATTATTTGAAAAAGAACCAAAAGGTGAGCTTACTGTTGTTATTTCTGAAAAAAAAATAAATAAAAATTTATCTGAAAAATTAACTGAATCAGATATTAATATAATTAAAAAAATGATTAATAAATTATCTACTAAAGAAATTACTGAAATTTTAAGTCAGAGTACTAATGTTCCTAAAAAAGAAATATACAATTATTGTTTAGAATTAAAAAATGAAAAGTAA
- a CDS encoding BON domain-containing protein, with protein sequence MKSKLLIYIFISFILTACVGVGSKGLFGTGVSVALDPRTVGTQIDDSIMQKSISAKILAKDKKYLLAVKTKVLDGRIFVTGKVDSPEEKLMITKLAWETKGARSVRNDIKIKEEFNFKQSAKDVLITSQLRTAIIVNKNIKATNYQIDTYKKKIYIYGIALTSEEKDLVISEAKEILDVEDVIASIILVEDLRIQRD encoded by the coding sequence ATGAAAAGTAAATTATTAATTTATATCTTTATAAGTTTTATTTTAACTGCATGTGTTGGAGTCGGTTCTAAAGGTCTTTTTGGAACTGGTGTGTCAGTTGCTCTGGACCCTAGAACAGTTGGCACCCAAATAGATGACTCGATTATGCAAAAAAGCATAAGTGCAAAAATTTTGGCAAAAGATAAAAAATATCTTTTAGCTGTAAAAACTAAAGTTTTAGATGGAAGAATTTTTGTTACCGGAAAAGTAGACAGCCCAGAAGAAAAATTAATGATTACAAAATTAGCATGGGAAACCAAGGGCGCTAGATCTGTCAGAAATGATATTAAAATTAAGGAAGAGTTTAATTTTAAACAATCTGCAAAAGATGTATTAATAACATCACAACTTAGAACAGCTATAATTGTTAATAAAAATATTAAGGCAACCAATTATCAAATAGATACCTATAAGAAGAAAATTTACATTTATGGAATTGCCCTAACTTCAGAGGAAAAAGATTTAGTTATAAGTGAAGCAAAAGAAATACTTGATGTTGAAGACGTGATCGCAAGTATAATACTTGTTGAAGATTTGAGAATTCAAAGAGATTAA
- a CDS encoding NADP-dependent malic enzyme, whose amino-acid sequence MKKTKIDHYTDKEALDFHKDKKPGKIEIISSKNMTTKRDLALAYSPGVAAPVKKISENPEAAYDYTSKGNLVAVISNGSAILGMGNLGALASKPVMEGKAVLFKRFADIDSIDLEIDCKDSEEIINSIKNFAPSFGGINLEDIAAPDCFIIEQRLKEILDIPVFHDDQHGTAIITTAALINALDICGKSIKKIKVVVNGAGASAQACTELFKNSGVKSENIIMLDRKGVIYEGRAEGIDQWKSRYAVKTKHRTLEDAVNGADVFLGLSAKGVLKKEMVKSMAKNPIIFACANPDPEITPEEINEVRNDAIVATGRSDYPNQVNNLIGFPYIFRGALDVRSKTINEEMKVAAANAIAKLAREDVPDEVVAAMGGERPHYGKDYIIPSTFDPRLISVIPAAVAKAAIDSGVARKNIDDFDVYKDQLKQRLDPTVTIMQGINSFIKKNQKRIVFADGEDENTLKAAIAFKNSKLGIPILVGKESKIKEQIKNIGYSENFDIEIVNSKDEEKRKRYVKHLFEKLQREQGLLERDCDRMIRNDRVVWATSMVACGDADGAVTGNTRRFGASFEKIKQVVDVRKGEIMFGLNMIVHKGRTIFVGDTSVHEYPTSEQMAEIAISTARVVRLFGFDPKVAFVSHSTFGQPLTSRTKHIRSAVEILKERKVDFEFDGDMQPDVALNPEYEELYPFAKIVGKANILIMPGQHSAAISYKLMKTIGETKVIGPLLIGLGLPIEIAPLRSSTSEILNLASIAAYSSQVIDYKK is encoded by the coding sequence ATGAAAAAAACAAAAATCGATCATTATACAGATAAAGAAGCTTTAGATTTTCATAAAGACAAAAAACCTGGCAAGATTGAGATTATTTCTTCAAAAAATATGACAACTAAGCGTGATCTCGCTTTAGCTTATTCTCCAGGAGTTGCTGCTCCTGTTAAAAAGATAAGTGAAAATCCGGAAGCAGCTTATGATTACACGAGTAAAGGAAACCTTGTTGCTGTAATAAGTAATGGTTCAGCAATATTAGGAATGGGAAATTTAGGTGCTCTTGCATCAAAGCCTGTGATGGAAGGAAAGGCCGTATTATTTAAAAGATTTGCAGATATCGATTCAATAGATTTAGAGATTGATTGTAAAGATTCAGAAGAAATCATAAATTCAATTAAAAATTTTGCACCTAGCTTTGGTGGAATAAATTTAGAAGACATAGCGGCCCCAGATTGTTTTATAATAGAACAGAGATTAAAAGAAATTTTGGATATTCCAGTTTTTCATGATGACCAACATGGAACTGCAATTATAACAACCGCAGCATTAATTAATGCCTTAGATATTTGTGGTAAATCAATAAAAAAAATTAAAGTTGTAGTTAATGGTGCTGGCGCCTCAGCACAAGCTTGTACTGAGTTATTTAAAAACTCAGGAGTAAAATCCGAAAATATAATAATGCTAGACAGAAAAGGTGTTATTTATGAAGGAAGAGCTGAGGGAATTGATCAATGGAAATCCAGATATGCAGTTAAAACTAAACATAGAACTTTAGAGGATGCTGTTAATGGTGCAGATGTTTTTTTAGGATTATCTGCAAAAGGTGTTCTAAAAAAAGAGATGGTTAAATCTATGGCTAAAAATCCAATTATATTTGCTTGTGCTAATCCTGATCCAGAAATTACCCCAGAGGAAATTAATGAAGTTAGAAATGATGCAATCGTTGCAACAGGGAGATCAGATTACCCCAATCAAGTAAATAATTTAATTGGATTTCCTTATATCTTTAGAGGAGCCTTAGATGTTAGATCCAAAACGATAAATGAGGAAATGAAAGTTGCTGCGGCAAACGCAATAGCTAAGCTTGCAAGAGAAGATGTTCCTGATGAAGTGGTTGCAGCTATGGGCGGAGAAAGACCTCATTATGGAAAAGATTATATTATTCCATCTACATTTGATCCAAGATTAATTAGTGTAATACCAGCGGCTGTAGCAAAAGCAGCTATAGATAGTGGAGTAGCTAGAAAAAATATAGATGATTTTGATGTTTATAAAGATCAGCTAAAACAAAGACTAGACCCGACAGTAACCATCATGCAAGGTATAAATTCATTTATTAAAAAAAATCAGAAAAGAATTGTTTTTGCAGATGGTGAAGATGAAAATACTTTAAAAGCGGCTATAGCATTTAAAAATTCTAAATTAGGTATTCCAATCTTGGTTGGTAAAGAAAGTAAAATTAAAGAACAAATTAAAAATATTGGTTATAGCGAAAATTTTGACATTGAAATAGTTAATTCAAAAGATGAGGAAAAGAGAAAAAGATACGTTAAACATTTATTTGAGAAATTACAGAGAGAGCAAGGATTATTAGAACGAGATTGTGACAGAATGATTAGAAATGATAGAGTTGTCTGGGCCACAAGTATGGTCGCTTGTGGGGATGCTGATGGTGCTGTAACAGGTAATACAAGACGATTTGGTGCTTCTTTCGAAAAAATCAAACAAGTTGTTGATGTAAGAAAAGGTGAAATTATGTTTGGATTAAACATGATCGTTCATAAAGGAAGAACTATTTTTGTTGGTGATACAAGTGTCCATGAATATCCAACTTCTGAACAAATGGCTGAAATTGCTATATCTACTGCAAGAGTAGTTAGACTTTTTGGATTTGATCCTAAAGTTGCTTTTGTATCCCACTCTACATTTGGACAACCCCTTACTAGTAGAACAAAACATATTCGGAGCGCTGTTGAAATATTAAAAGAAAGAAAAGTAGACTTTGAATTTGATGGAGATATGCAGCCTGATGTTGCTCTTAATCCAGAGTATGAGGAACTTTATCCTTTTGCAAAGATAGTTGGTAAAGCAAATATTTTAATAATGCCTGGACAGCATAGTGCAGCAATTTCATATAAACTGATGAAAACAATTGGAGAAACAAAAGTTATTGGGCCATTACTAATTGGACTTGGTCTTCCAATTGAAATTGCTCCTTTAAGATCATCAACTTCTGAGATACTTAACCTGGCATCAATTGCCGCTTATTCTTCCCAAGTGATTGATTACAAAAAATAA